The following coding sequences are from one Candidatus Kinetoplastibacterium galatii TCC219 window:
- a CDS encoding phosphoribosylanthranilate isomerase: MINNRVRIKVCGFTREEDIISAVNLGIDAIGMVFYEKSKRFISIDRAIKLKKEIPPFVDLVALFVNASKDMINEIQDAVCPDYLQFHGDETPEFCDSFNQKYLKAFRVGSPKLDSSNLLLEECLKYNSACGWLFDSYSYGYGGSGKTFDHSILKTVCAQSVCKRPVILSGGLSINNIVDSINYLHPWAIDISSGVEIEPGIKSSAKIQEIINAVNI, from the coding sequence ATGATCAATAATAGAGTTAGAATAAAGGTGTGTGGATTCACAAGGGAGGAAGATATTATATCTGCTGTAAACTTGGGAATAGATGCTATAGGCATGGTTTTTTATGAAAAAAGTAAACGTTTCATTTCGATAGATAGAGCAATTAAATTAAAAAAAGAGATACCTCCATTTGTGGATCTGGTTGCCTTGTTTGTTAATGCATCAAAAGACATGATTAACGAGATTCAAGATGCTGTTTGTCCTGATTATTTACAGTTTCATGGTGATGAAACTCCAGAATTCTGTGATAGCTTTAATCAGAAATATTTAAAAGCTTTCCGTGTTGGTTCTCCGAAACTAGATTCTAGTAATCTTTTATTAGAAGAGTGTTTAAAGTATAATAGTGCTTGTGGATGGTTATTTGATAGTTATAGCTATGGTTATGGTGGAAGCGGAAAGACTTTTGATCATAGTATATTAAAGACTGTATGCGCTCAATCAGTATGTAAAAGGCCTGTAATATTATCTGGTGGCTTATCCATAAATAACATTGTTGATTCTATAAATTATTTGCATCCGTGGGCTATTGATATAAGTAGTGGGGTAGAGATAGAACCGGGTATAAAGTCTTCTGCTAAAATTCAAGAAATAATTAATGCAGTGAATATATGA
- the thrS gene encoding threonine--tRNA ligase gives MIIITFPDGVQLRYKSQVTISQLIIDANFNAGEIVAAQVDIDGKQLEILNTSASIKSNAKVRLIKKNDSEWLSILRHSTAHLLAYAIKELFEDAKIAIGPVIENGFYYDISCKKSFNEDDLEMIEKRMIEISSRDENITREEWDRNHAIDFFKNQNEIYKVELISRIPLDEKISIYKEGSFVDLCRGPHVPSTGYLKYFKLLKLSGAYWNGDSNNEMLQRIYGTAWATKDDLDKYVEMLKLAENNDHRKIGKDLDLFHFQEEAPGLVFWHANGLLIWQQIEYYMRDIYSKNGYKEVKAPQIIDVSLWKKTGHWDNYRENMFTVNSENRTYALKPMNCPGHIQIFNSKLHSYKDLPIRYGEFGNCHRNESSGSLHGLMRLRGFTQDDGHIFCTENQLLEECTLFTKLLQKVYMDFGFNDITYSVATRPKKRIGSDLIWDKAESALMDSLNSIGCDFSINKEEGAFYGPKIEYTLKDAIGRSWQCGTVQVDFSMPNLLNAEYINSDDCRQNPVMIHRAILGSIERFIGILIEHYSGVMPLWLAPIQVVVCCISEQSIEYARSIYSVLFDKEFRVEVDLRNEKIGRKIREHSLRKTPYIIVVGENEKNNGNISVRCHGSINLGLMSLEDFMIRLNSEISKKCMVSS, from the coding sequence ATGATAATAATTACCTTTCCAGATGGTGTTCAACTTAGGTATAAAAGTCAGGTTACAATCTCACAATTAATTATAGATGCTAATTTCAACGCCGGAGAAATAGTTGCTGCTCAGGTAGACATTGATGGGAAGCAATTAGAGATATTAAATACTAGTGCCTCTATAAAAAGTAATGCTAAAGTAAGATTGATAAAAAAGAATGATAGTGAATGGTTATCTATATTAAGGCATTCCACAGCACATTTACTTGCTTATGCTATCAAGGAATTATTTGAAGATGCTAAGATAGCAATAGGTCCAGTTATAGAAAATGGTTTTTACTATGATATTTCCTGTAAAAAATCGTTCAACGAAGATGATCTTGAAATGATCGAAAAAAGAATGATAGAAATATCATCTAGGGATGAAAATATTACTAGAGAGGAATGGGATAGGAATCATGCTATCGATTTCTTTAAAAATCAAAACGAAATATACAAAGTTGAACTAATATCCAGAATACCTTTAGATGAAAAAATTTCTATCTATAAAGAAGGTAGTTTTGTAGATTTATGTAGAGGCCCACATGTGCCATCAACTGGATATTTAAAGTATTTTAAATTATTAAAACTATCTGGTGCTTACTGGAATGGAGATAGTAATAATGAAATGTTACAAAGGATATATGGAACAGCATGGGCCACTAAAGATGATCTAGACAAGTATGTAGAAATGTTGAAGCTTGCAGAGAATAATGATCATCGTAAAATAGGCAAGGATCTCGATTTATTTCATTTTCAAGAAGAGGCTCCTGGCTTAGTATTTTGGCATGCTAATGGTTTATTAATATGGCAACAAATTGAATATTATATGAGGGATATTTATTCTAAAAATGGATATAAAGAAGTAAAAGCTCCTCAGATAATAGATGTGTCATTATGGAAAAAAACAGGACACTGGGATAATTATCGTGAAAATATGTTCACTGTAAATTCTGAAAACAGAACTTATGCTTTAAAACCAATGAATTGTCCAGGTCATATACAAATATTTAATTCTAAGTTGCATTCATATAAAGATCTTCCTATTAGGTATGGAGAGTTTGGAAATTGTCATAGAAATGAATCTTCTGGTTCTCTGCATGGATTAATGAGATTGCGTGGTTTTACGCAAGACGATGGACATATATTCTGCACAGAAAACCAGCTACTTGAAGAATGTACTTTATTTACAAAATTGTTGCAAAAAGTATACATGGATTTTGGTTTTAATGATATCACTTATAGTGTTGCAACTAGGCCTAAAAAAAGAATAGGTAGTGATCTTATATGGGACAAGGCAGAATCAGCCCTGATGGACAGTTTAAATAGTATTGGTTGTGATTTCTCCATAAACAAAGAGGAGGGTGCTTTTTATGGCCCGAAGATTGAGTATACTCTTAAAGATGCTATTGGTAGAAGTTGGCAATGCGGTACTGTGCAGGTTGATTTTTCAATGCCTAATCTATTGAATGCTGAATATATCAACAGTGATGATTGTCGTCAGAATCCAGTTATGATTCATAGAGCCATATTAGGATCTATAGAACGTTTTATAGGTATTTTAATTGAGCATTATTCTGGTGTAATGCCGCTATGGTTAGCTCCAATCCAGGTTGTTGTATGTTGTATTTCTGAACAATCTATTGAATATGCAAGATCAATTTATTCTGTCTTGTTCGATAAAGAATTCAGGGTTGAGGTTGATTTGCGTAATGAAAAAATCGGACGTAAAATTCGTGAACATAGTCTAAGAAAGACACCTTATATTATTGTGGTTGGTGAAAATGAGAAAAATAATGGTAATATTTCAGTTCGATGTCATGGTTCTATAAATCTTGGACTTATGAGTTTGGAAGATTTTATGATTCGTTTGAATTCAGAGATATCTAAGAAGTGTATGGTATCTTCTTAG
- the infC gene encoding translation initiation factor IF-3, with protein sequence MVTEKTNRINGEIRIPEVRLIGINGEQLGIVKISEALRLSEQHQVDLVEIAPNAIPAVCRLMDYGKFKYREQKRQAEAKAKQKVIQVKEVKFRPSTDEGDYNVKLKNLRRFLDEGDKAKVTLRFRGREMAHQELGMRVLERIRKDLSDSVIVESMPKLEGRQMVMMLAPNKKTTPNKD encoded by the coding sequence ATCGTCACCGAAAAAACTAATCGCATCAATGGTGAAATCCGTATCCCCGAGGTGCGTCTTATAGGAATAAATGGGGAGCAATTAGGGATCGTAAAGATTTCTGAAGCTTTACGTCTTTCTGAACAGCATCAGGTTGATCTTGTTGAGATCGCACCTAATGCTATTCCTGCAGTTTGCCGATTGATGGATTATGGTAAATTTAAGTACAGAGAACAGAAGCGTCAGGCTGAGGCAAAAGCTAAACAAAAAGTAATTCAGGTAAAAGAAGTAAAATTTAGACCTTCTACAGATGAAGGTGATTATAATGTTAAGCTTAAAAATCTACGACGTTTTTTGGATGAGGGAGATAAGGCTAAGGTAACACTGCGTTTCAGAGGCCGTGAAATGGCTCACCAAGAGTTGGGTATGCGTGTACTAGAGAGAATCCGCAAGGATTTGTCTGATTCTGTCATAGTTGAGTCCATGCCAAAGTTAGAGGGAAGGCAAATGGTAATGATGCTTGCCCCTAATAAAAAGACTACGCCTAATAAAGATTGA
- the gshB gene encoding glutathione synthase, giving the protein MHILFIIDPINSLKAYKDTSVAIMRALLDKKHRVSIAMQNDIFIDSDNIVKSNTKSICINDNLNEKIWWTITDTYYRVPLNNFDIVLLRKDPPFDLEYLYTTHLLEISEKQGVKIFNSPSAIRNYPEKLSIMKFPEIIAPTLVTSNVDLLKDFYYSHNDIIVKPLDGMGGVGIFRIKDGDSNLNVILEVSTNNGRTTVMAQKYISDITNGDKRILIVGDRIIPFCLARFPLSGEHRGNLAVGGKGKTQKLSERDISIANTVYNKLYGHGLYIVGLDVIGEYLTEINVTSPTCFVEISNQTGLDIANILVEFLEKKVN; this is encoded by the coding sequence ATGCATATTTTGTTTATTATCGATCCTATAAATTCTTTGAAGGCGTATAAAGATACTTCTGTTGCTATAATGCGTGCTTTGCTTGATAAAAAACATCGTGTTAGCATTGCAATGCAGAATGATATCTTTATTGATTCTGATAATATAGTTAAGTCGAATACTAAGTCTATTTGCATTAACGACAATTTAAATGAAAAAATATGGTGGACCATTACTGATACTTACTATAGGGTGCCATTGAATAATTTTGATATAGTATTACTACGTAAAGACCCTCCTTTTGATTTAGAATATCTTTATACTACACATTTATTAGAAATTTCAGAAAAACAAGGTGTAAAAATTTTTAATAGCCCTAGTGCTATACGTAATTATCCTGAAAAACTTTCTATAATGAAATTTCCTGAGATAATAGCCCCTACCTTAGTTACCAGTAATGTAGACTTACTTAAAGATTTTTATTATTCACATAATGATATAATAGTCAAACCCCTTGATGGAATGGGCGGAGTTGGTATCTTTAGAATAAAAGATGGTGATTCAAACTTAAATGTTATTTTAGAGGTTTCCACAAATAACGGTAGAACTACTGTCATGGCACAGAAATATATATCTGATATAACCAATGGTGATAAAAGGATACTAATCGTTGGAGATAGAATAATACCATTCTGTTTAGCCAGATTTCCTTTATCAGGCGAACATAGAGGCAATCTTGCAGTTGGAGGAAAAGGGAAAACTCAGAAACTATCTGAAAGAGATATTAGTATAGCTAATACTGTTTACAATAAATTATATGGACATGGTCTTTATATAGTTGGTTTAGATGTTATAGGTGAATATTTAACTGAAATAAATGTAACAAGCCCAACATGTTTTGTAGAGATTTCAAATCAAACTGGACTTGATATTGCAAATATCTTAGTAGAGTTCTTAGAGAAAAAAGTAAATTAG
- a CDS encoding HPr family phosphocarrier protein, with product MLAKNVTVNNEYGLNATESIKLTNIASGFQSDVFISSNSRRVNAKSIMGVMMLAACNGANIKIETIGIDSEEAMDAIVNFFNKC from the coding sequence ATGTTAGCCAAAAATGTTACTGTCAATAATGAATACGGGTTAAACGCAACTGAGTCTATCAAATTGACCAATATTGCTAGTGGTTTCCAAAGTGATGTTTTTATTTCTAGTAATTCTCGTAGAGTAAATGCAAAAAGTATAATGGGTGTTATGATGTTAGCTGCTTGTAATGGAGCAAACATCAAAATAGAGACTATTGGAATAGACTCTGAAGAAGCGATGGATGCTATTGTTAATTTTTTCAATAAATGTTAG